Genomic window (Dyadobacter fanqingshengii):
CTTCAAACTTCGCGCTCCCCGGCAACTCGGCAACATCAGCATTACCCACCGAATAATTAAGAACAGCCTGATTTCCATACACATACACACCCTTCCACCGTCCTCGCTCAGCGGGCATTGGCGCCCAGGTGGGCTGTTTTATTTCGTTGATTTTGGATAAATCACCGGAGAAAGGTTTTTCCAGCGTCCAGCCCGGATAAAGGCCAGTGGCTATTTTGGCATCGCCCGTGAGCGAGGCGATTTTGTTATTTTTATTAAAGAAGTCCTTGTAAGAAATCTGCGCCATCAAAACCATTGGCAAATATTTCCCTGTCCAGGCCACCGACCAGCGCAGAAGATCCGTATCAAAACATACATAAGCATCACCGCCGAGCTGCAAAGCCAATGTCCTTGCCGCCATATTGTCCTGTGGATAAGCAGGCCCGAGCTTGCGCGCATCGACCGATGTAGCAATGTAAGGAAAACCGGCTTCTATAAACGTACCGAGTTCCAGCGAATCTTTGTAATTCGAAACGACCGTTTTGTTGTCCGTATAGCCGGTCAAAAAAATAGATCCTAATGTCAAAATACACATCCAGATCGCCCCGAGGTGTTTACGGCAATGTTTCAAAATAATGAGCATGGTTAATCGCATAATAAAAGAACATGTTCAAAAGTCGGTTGTAGTTTGAAAGTTACTTGCATGAGCATTTGAAAACTGAAAGAACTCGTGCAAAACCGCAATAAATTCAATAAATTTAACATTCGTCGGTTTACAAAATCACTAAACTAATAAGGATATGAAAAAGATGTATTTTCTGTTGGCTCTGGGCTGCGCCGGACTCATGCTCTTGGCCGGAACCAGCCGCTTTTCACGCGGAAATTATGGTTTGGTCAAAGGAACACCGGAAATAAAATCGATCAGCGGCCTGGCATTCGGCCCGGACGGGATTTTGCTCGTTGGAGACTCAAAAAGCGCGACCGTTTTTGCTATCGACACCAAAGACGCTGCCAGCGCAACGCAAGCTCCCAACATTGAAATCAAGAATATTGACCAGAAAATTGCCGCCTTGTTAGGCACTGATGCACAGAACATTACGATCCAGGATATTGCTGTCAATCCCATTTCCAAAAATGTATACTGCGCCGTTCAATCCGGCGATGGCACACCGGTTTTGTTTAAAATTGCGGGCGATAAAATTGAGGCAGTGAGCACCAAAGACGTCATGTTTTCGAGCCTGACATTGAACGGTGCTCCGTCGGAAGAAGCGAAAGACAAAAGAGGCAATTCGTTACGTGTTTCCGCCATTTCCGACATTGGTTTTGCCGATGGGAAAGTGTTGGTAAGTGGTCTTTCCGGCCAGGAATTCGCCTCAACTTTCCGCAGCATTCCCTTTCCATTTAGTGATAAGCAAGATCAGGCAACGCTTGAAATTTACCACGCAGCACACGGAAAATACGAAACATTGTCCCCTATCCGCACTTTTACAACGGCTGAGATCAGTGGTAAAAAATATTTGGTTGCCAGTTACACCTGCACGCCTTTGGTGCTCTTTCCTTTGGATGAGCTAAAACCAGGCTCCCATGTAAAAGGCCGGACCGTTGCTGAAATGGGCAGCGGAAACTCGCCTATTGACATGGTAACGATGAAAAAAGGCACCGAATCATTTCTGATGATGGCCAATTCCAGTCGTCCGGTTTTCAAAGTAAAATACAAAAGCATCGAGACATTCCAGGGCTCACTTACTACGCCGGTTGAAGAAAACTTTGCTACGGCAGGCGTTGATTTCGTTTCGCTGCCCGTAACCAATGTGATTCAACTGGACAAGCTGGATGACACGAGAATGGTTCTGCTGCAACGCAGATCAAACGGAAGCTTAGACCTTTGGACGTCCAGTGAGCGTTATTTGTAAGCAGCTGATTTTTAGGGAGATCAGGCTAAACACGATGTTTGGCCTGATCTTTTTTGTTTGGACTTCAATGTCCGGATGCAAGAAAAAGGAACAAGATGACCGTATTACCATTCGCTGGAAAGAAAAAAAGGCGGTTAGCGTATCATTTCCAGGTCAAAAACTGGAATCTGTATCAGAAGACGCTCTTCCAAAACTGGTTAAAATTACACGTAAAAGCAGTGAAAATCAGGTCGCTATCTTGGGAGAATTTTCAAAAGAAGGCGATTTAGTTGTTTTTGAACCCCTTGTCCCATTCACCCGCGGACTTGATTATCAGATATATATTCAAAATCAAAATTCAGGCACATTCGGTATTCCGATGGCAGACGCTTCTGACGCCCCGGAGCTCGTCCAATTTTTCCCGTCCGCAGACACGCTCCCTGAAAATCTTCTGAAAGTTTTTTTGCACTTTACCCATCCTATGCGCGAAGGCCAGTCGGGCAAATTTGTAACATTAATAAAAAATGGCTCCGACACTATACATGGAGCATTTCTCGATCTCCAACCAGAACTCTGGAACGAAAACCGCACCATTCTGACGCTCTGGCTCGATCCCGGCAGGATAAAAAGAGACCTTCAACCCAACAAAAAACTAGGCACTCCGCTGCAAAATCATGCTTCCTACCAAATAATCGTCTCTCGTGAATGGCAGGACACGAATGGTGGAAAATTGAAAACCGCATTCAAAAAAACCTTTATCACCACATCCCGCGACAGCATTTCACCCGCACCAGCGAGGTGGAAACTCGCGTTGCCTAAAAAAGGAACAAACCAACCCATAAAAGTACATTTCAAGGAATCCCTCGACCACAGCCTCCTCACAGAAACCCTCTCTATAACCACGGTTAACGGCCAGCCGTTAACCGGTAAATGGCGCATCGGCCCGAAAGAAAAATCCGCCCAATTCACCCCTGGCGGGCCCTGGAATCACGACAATTACATCCTTCAAGTTGAAACCAGACTCGAAGATCTGGCCGGAAACAATATTAACCGTCATTTTGACCGGGATGTTTCGAAGGAAAGCAGGCCCCTTTCTTCTGCCGAAATAATCAATATTCCCTTCAATACTCAAAAGTAAAAGGCAAGGTCTTGCCGATTAATAACTCAAACCAGCACCTGGCTCATCGGATAGTGTAACAACGCAAAAGCTGCGCAATTTTTATCCAGCGCATTAAGGAAATGCGTCCATACACTTTGTAAACCTTGCTATGTTATGAAGAAAATCTTTCTACTTTTTACACTCTTATGGTTTCACCAAAAGCTATTTGCTCAAACTGTTGGGAATGTCGGCATCGGCACTTACTACCCTGATCCGAGTGCGGCGCTGGATATCTATGCTACTAATAAGGGCGTGCTGCTACCTCGTATTTTCCTGCAATCTACCACGGATGCAGGTGCTATTCAAAATCCCGAACGAGGGTTGCTGATTTTTAATACCAATCCTGGACTACTGGATAAAGCAGGGTTTTATTTTAATATCGGGACGCCCGCTAGCCCTTCTTGGAAAAATTTGGAAGAAAACATCAAGCTACCGTTCACTCAGGCAGAAGCGAGTCCTGTGGCTCTATTTTCTGTTAAAAACACCGCATCATCTGGCAATTCAGCCGCCATTGGAGCTTATGCAGACAATGGCCAGGCGATAGCAGGCATCTCTTCCAGTGGAACGGCGGTGTATGGAACCAGTCTCCAAACCGGGACCGCGGTGTATGCTTCTTCAACCTCAGGACTCGCCTTGGAGGTCGACGGGAAACTCAAATATATTAGCTCTGGAAATGCACACGGAGTAGGCAAAGTGCTAACATCGGACGGAATTGGCAATGCTTCTTGGGAAACGCCGGTTAATGAATTTGACAATATTTTCAATGGATTTTATGCTAGCGGCATCTTGGGAGGTGGGAGCCAGAACATGTCAGAAAATAGCTTTGTTAAAATCGCATTTGCGAGTCAAAAATACGATATCGGGGCAAATTACAACGATGTCAATATGTCTCCTCATAGCACTTTCAATGCGCCAAAACAAGGAATTTACCATTTCGATGTGATGGTTAGATGGGAAAAGGCAGGCCCAGATGATCCTTTTGGCCCTACAATGAAACTTGTCAGAATTAGAAACGGTGTCTCCACTGAATTATCCGAAAGCAGAGCAACGTCAACAGATGGATTTCACACATCACATATAGCTATCGACTGCGAATTAGAGCAAGGTGATCTGGTGAATGTGATTGCAAGAGCATATGGATCGCAGGTGGCGCTGGGAATGTCTGATAGGGATGCACATTTCAACGGGCATCTCGCCATTGAACTTTAAATATTCTACCACCAATAATTTGCACAATAAATGAAAATTTTATTTACCTCATTCGTGATAACGTTACTCTGGCAAAACGCGTTTGCACAAAGTGTCGGCATAAATACAAACTCTCCACACCCAAGCTCAATCTTAGATGTTAATAGCACAAGCAAAGGTGTTTTATTTCCAAAAATTTCATTGCAATCGGCAACTGACAAATTTACGATTCCCAATCCTGCAAATGCTCTACTCCTTTATAATACCAATACGCAGATGGGCACCGAAGGATTTTATTACAATTCCGGAGATAGCAACAATCCACTTTGGCAATTGCTTGGAACGAAATTAAGTTTCCCTTTTAGCCAAATCGGTAGCAGCAACGTAGCTTTATTCTATATATCAAATACAGGAAGTTCGCCAAATTCAATCGCAATTTCCGGATCTTCACAGGTAGTAGGTGTTAGAGGTGCTTCCGATGCAGGCATTGGCGTTTCCGGAACCAGTTCAAGCGGCGTAGGAGTTTTTGCTTCAAGCACATCTGGGCTTGCATTACATGTTTTTGGGAAACTTAAAATCGCAGGAAATGGTCAATCTCCTGCGAGTGGCAAGATACTAACATCAGATGCCGCTGGTAATGCAACCTGGCAATTTCCAGCCGTAAACTTAATCGCATTTTCAGAAGTCGGAATTAACGGAGGAGGAAATATCAATTCATCTGGCGGGGCTGATTATGTGACCGTGAATTTCGGCACTGTTGCTTACAATCTGGGCGGAGCTTACAGCGCTGCTTCCAACAGTTTCACAGCCCCTGTTAGCGGAATTTATCATTTCGACGCCATGGTTGAATGGACCCACCCTAATCTAACTTTCAGTCCGACTTTGCAATTGATAAAGAATACAGGTAGCTCATTAGTGGAAATTGCCCTAGATTTCAAATACCAAGCAGTTTCAAAACACACTTCTATAATAACAATTGATTGTCAGTTACAGCAAGGTGAGGTAGTATTTGTTAGGGGAAAATCCGGAACCAATGGCATCGAACTGGAAACTTCAAATTCAACCGCTCACTTCAATGGAAGGCTTCTGCAAAAACTCTGATGCTTAACATGTCCAATTTTCACCCGATTAATCATCGTTCGTTTATGAAAACAAAATATATTGTAGTGGCACTGGTTGTATATTGGTCTGTCTCGTCTCCTGCATACGCGCAACTTAAAACGGGCGATAACAGCTTTTTTATTTCTCCCGGTACGATAGTGACCGTCAGTTCGCTGTCATTGACGCCCACCGAAGCTACCAACTTAAATAATAACGAGATCACACATTCCAGCGAACCGGTCGTTGGTAAACCAACTGGTAGTATAAATCGGGTTTATAAGCTTGCGAACCCGTTTTCGTTTAAGGGAAAAGTGCTGATAACATATCTGGAATCGGAGTTGAATGGAAATTCTGAGGATATGCTGCAACTGGCTAGTGCCGGTGCGAATGAGGTTTACCAGATCCCAACCAACAAAAGCACGGCTGACCCTCTTGGGAATAATGTCCATGAAACGGGTGACTGGACAAATGTCAATTTCATCACAGCGACTTCTTCCGGCAGCGTGTTGCCAGTTACGCTTGTGGATTTTGTGGCCGCTCAAAGGGAAAATGATGTTGTGCTGACTTGGAGCACTTCGTTTGAAGCAAACAGCAATTTCTTTGAGATACAACATAGCACAGACGGCAAAAACTGGCTGGCATTGGGAGAAGTGAAATCAAATGGTGACAGCAAAATTGAGCGTACATATTCATACGTACATCAGCGACCGTTAGCAGCTGAACATTATTACCGGTTACGAATGGTTGACAACGACGGAAGCTATGCGTTCAGCCGAATCCGAAACATTCGTGTGGGAAATAACCTGGCTATTGCGTTCCATCCCAATCCCGTCACCGATTGGCTTACTATTGAAATGCCGGATGTGCAGTCATTGGACAATGTTAAAATTATCAGCAAATCAGGCAGAGTGGTTTATGAAGCGAATAAAAGTCAGTTTCAGCAACTTCCCGACAGTGCAATTAATCTAAAACAACTTACCGCCGGCATTTATGTAATACAAGTCAGGGAGCAGGATGGGACATTGCATTCCTCTAAGTTGATTAAAAACTAACCATTTAGACAATCAACTTATATCCAATCCCCCCGGATATCAATGATCTGGATTTGAGGATCATCCTTTAAGTGACGGCGCAGCTTGGTGATAAAAACATCAAGACTGCGTCCGTTGAAAAAGGAATCGTCTACCCAGAGTTCCAATAGAGCAGCATAGCGCCCTAAGACCTGGTTGCATTGCTCGTGAAGACTGCGAAGAAGTTTGGATTCTCAATGGGTTAAAGGTGTTTCGCAAATTCGGCGTTTAATTGCTCATGACTTGCTTGTATTTTCCACTGCTCAATTCCTTTTTCATAGCCGTAAAGCTGATAATCGGCCCCTGGCAAGCAAACGAATTGACTACCCACGCAGGCAACAGACCGCCCGGATCGACTTGCAAAGTGTAATCCAGCTTCACGTGTTCTTTATCCAGCGGGATAATTTTCCAGACATTGGACGAATGGTTAATGCGAACTTTACCTTTTTTCGGAGAAACCAAACCCGGCACTGCGGGTGCGTTAACCGTCACAATTTTTGTCACAGGATCTTGGAAAACTTCCATATGCGTCACGAAATCCCTGTTTTCTATCGGCCACGGCAATGACACTTCTGTATAGTAGTAAAGTTCAGTTGGGGACACTTTTCGGACCAGCGAACAAACCTTTGTATGACAGACCCACTTTTCTGCTGCTTTCACATCCAGTAACAATGCAAGCACTTCTTGAACACTGGCTTTCACAACACACTCCGCCTTTAATGCTTTAATTTTCGAGTCGGAGACCGTTTTGGCATAAACCTTTATGCCCTCCTTTTCGACGGCCAATTTCCAATCCGACTGGCCAAGAACAAGGAAGTAAAGCAACAGAAAAATGATGATCGCCTTGCTCATAACAATGCAAAAATCGCAATTCTGACCACTCAGCCTCAATCATAAAATGACCAATCGCTAGAAAACACGGATCAATTGACAGAAAACCGGTTTCGAATGACAAGTGTGGACCAATTCATCACCACTTATCCAGCCCGAGCAGCTTCCTTCCAAGTTCCGACAGCTCGGCCCTCTCAAATTTGGTTTTCTCCCAATTTCTCGGATCCCCGGGGAATGCGTAACCTGTGGGAGCTTCCCTCTCCTGCCAGGATTTAATCCGCCATTGGCGCAAGGCTTCATCCTCTTCCTGAGCCGGCATCATGGAAATATATTGGGCGAGGCGCACCTTATCTTTACTACGATTTGGCCTGATGCCATGCGGCTGAGAGCTGTTAAAAATCAGCAGATCACCCGCCTGCATCTTCACTTTCACCAGATCGAAACCGGTTGTATCCGGCTGAAAATGATTACGATCATCAGGTTGCGTCAGTTTCCAGGTGTCGTAAGTTCGGAAAAGCTCCGGGATACACTGGAACCCACCCATATTTTCATCATCCTGATCCGCCAGGGCTAACACGCCTTGCACATTTTGCGGTTTTGTTTCGGGATCATAATCCCAGTGAATGAAGCCTTTATAATCAAATCCGGGCCGCAACGGCAAGTTCAGATTGGCTCGATCGATCGTCACCCAGAGCTTTTCC
Coding sequences:
- a CDS encoding Ig-like domain-containing protein — its product is MSGCKKKEQDDRITIRWKEKKAVSVSFPGQKLESVSEDALPKLVKITRKSSENQVAILGEFSKEGDLVVFEPLVPFTRGLDYQIYIQNQNSGTFGIPMADASDAPELVQFFPSADTLPENLLKVFLHFTHPMREGQSGKFVTLIKNGSDTIHGAFLDLQPELWNENRTILTLWLDPGRIKRDLQPNKKLGTPLQNHASYQIIVSREWQDTNGGKLKTAFKKTFITTSRDSISPAPARWKLALPKKGTNQPIKVHFKESLDHSLLTETLSITTVNGQPLTGKWRIGPKEKSAQFTPGGPWNHDNYILQVETRLEDLAGNNINRHFDRDVSKESRPLSSAEIINIPFNTQK
- a CDS encoding T9SS type A sorting domain-containing protein is translated as MKTKYIVVALVVYWSVSSPAYAQLKTGDNSFFISPGTIVTVSSLSLTPTEATNLNNNEITHSSEPVVGKPTGSINRVYKLANPFSFKGKVLITYLESELNGNSEDMLQLASAGANEVYQIPTNKSTADPLGNNVHETGDWTNVNFITATSSGSVLPVTLVDFVAAQRENDVVLTWSTSFEANSNFFEIQHSTDGKNWLALGEVKSNGDSKIERTYSYVHQRPLAAEHYYRLRMVDNDGSYAFSRIRNIRVGNNLAIAFHPNPVTDWLTIEMPDVQSLDNVKIISKSGRVVYEANKSQFQQLPDSAINLKQLTAGIYVIQVREQDGTLHSSKLIKN
- a CDS encoding phytanoyl-CoA dioxygenase family protein, with amino-acid sequence MEQQTMAATMVPGNAHTDIPGNPSTAKSSNVKLNDRSNGRPLGLMTEEDWDFWITNGYIVIKDAVPKEQVKKLADFLWEFEEKDPNDPETWYAPARAEMKMKELTNTGMVEIYNHQYLWDNRQFPKVHQAFTDIWGTEKLWVTIDRANLNLPLRPGFDYKGFIHWDYDPETKPQNVQGVLALADQDDENMGGFQCIPELFRTYDTWKLTQPDDRNHFQPDTTGFDLVKVKMQAGDLLIFNSSQPHGIRPNRSKDKVRLAQYISMMPAQEEDEALRQWRIKSWQEREAPTGYAFPGDPRNWEKTKFERAELSELGRKLLGLDKW
- a CDS encoding complement C1q domain-containing protein yields the protein MKILFTSFVITLLWQNAFAQSVGINTNSPHPSSILDVNSTSKGVLFPKISLQSATDKFTIPNPANALLLYNTNTQMGTEGFYYNSGDSNNPLWQLLGTKLSFPFSQIGSSNVALFYISNTGSSPNSIAISGSSQVVGVRGASDAGIGVSGTSSSGVGVFASSTSGLALHVFGKLKIAGNGQSPASGKILTSDAAGNATWQFPAVNLIAFSEVGINGGGNINSSGGADYVTVNFGTVAYNLGGAYSAASNSFTAPVSGIYHFDAMVEWTHPNLTFSPTLQLIKNTGSSLVEIALDFKYQAVSKHTSIITIDCQLQQGEVVFVRGKSGTNGIELETSNSTAHFNGRLLQKL
- a CDS encoding START domain-containing protein encodes the protein MSKAIIIFLLLYFLVLGQSDWKLAVEKEGIKVYAKTVSDSKIKALKAECVVKASVQEVLALLLDVKAAEKWVCHTKVCSLVRKVSPTELYYYTEVSLPWPIENRDFVTHMEVFQDPVTKIVTVNAPAVPGLVSPKKGKVRINHSSNVWKIIPLDKEHVKLDYTLQVDPGGLLPAWVVNSFACQGPIISFTAMKKELSSGKYKQVMSN